The proteins below come from a single Polymorphobacter fuscus genomic window:
- the argC gene encoding N-acetyl-gamma-glutamyl-phosphate reductase, whose amino-acid sequence MTSPRPLRIAVLGASGYTGADLVRLALTHPRIEIAALSANAKAGQTMAQVWPHFAPYPDLPRLVAAEAIDYAGIDAVFGCLPHAASAALLGTLKGPRIIDLSADFRLKDADVYASWYGGAHPAPQLLSGAVYGLTEFARDALPGAGLVACPGCYPTAVLLALLPLVGAGAVSPANITVNALSGVSGSGRSLKEANLFTEVAEAVHPYGIGAHRHMPEMEQQLAAAAGAPVTISFTPHLVPMNRGELVTCIVEATRPIGDLRAILAARYAAEPFVHLLPEGVAPATRMVRGSNHVVVNVFADRIPGRAIVIAAIDNLVKGSSGQAMQNFNLMFGLPETMGLEAAPLFP is encoded by the coding sequence ATGACCAGCCCACGCCCGCTTCGCATCGCCGTCCTTGGCGCCTCCGGCTATACCGGTGCCGATCTGGTGCGCCTGGCACTGACCCATCCGCGCATCGAGATTGCGGCGCTGTCGGCCAACGCCAAGGCCGGCCAGACAATGGCGCAGGTCTGGCCGCATTTCGCCCCCTATCCCGACCTGCCGCGACTCGTTGCGGCGGAAGCGATCGATTATGCCGGCATCGATGCCGTGTTCGGTTGCCTGCCGCACGCCGCGTCGGCGGCGCTGCTCGGCACGCTGAAGGGGCCAAGGATCATCGACCTGTCGGCGGATTTTCGGCTGAAGGACGCGGACGTGTATGCGTCCTGGTATGGCGGCGCCCATCCCGCGCCGCAGCTGCTGTCGGGCGCTGTCTACGGCCTGACCGAATTCGCCCGCGACGCCCTGCCCGGCGCCGGCCTTGTCGCCTGCCCGGGCTGTTATCCGACGGCCGTGCTGCTGGCCTTGCTGCCGCTGGTCGGCGCCGGCGCGGTGTCGCCTGCCAACATCACCGTCAACGCGCTGTCGGGCGTGTCGGGCAGCGGGCGCAGCCTCAAGGAAGCCAATCTGTTCACCGAAGTCGCCGAAGCCGTCCACCCCTATGGCATCGGTGCGCATCGCCACATGCCGGAGATGGAACAGCAGCTTGCCGCTGCCGCCGGCGCGCCCGTGACGATCAGCTTCACGCCCCACCTCGTGCCGATGAACCGCGGCGAACTCGTCACCTGTATCGTCGAGGCGACCCGGCCGATCGGCGACCTGCGCGCGATCCTGGCGGCGCGCTACGCCGCCGAGCCGTTCGTCCACCTGCTGCCCGAAGGCGTGGCGCCGGCGACGCGGATGGTGCGCGGTTCCAACCATGTCGTCGTCAACGTCTTTGCCGATCGCATCCCCGGCCGCGCCATCGTCATCGCCGCCATCGACAATCTGGTGAAGGGATCGTCGGGCCAGGCGATGCAGAATTTCAACCTGATGTTCGGCCTGCCCGAAACCATGGGGTTGGAAGCGGCGCCGCTGTTCCCCTGA